The genome window acctatgtttttatgtaaattactccatagttctctttcaatttccatttggtaagaaaatgacaagattaaattaaaattgttatttatttatttatttaaaggaaagtataacattaatgtttatttttttttccagaagcattaacatacaatttgttatgatatattaatatacaatgaatttaaacattaatacatttttttattaatcccTCCCTTCAAATCTGCATAGAATTAAATGTATATATTAAAATTGTaattaggggtattttaggcatctgaaaaatgcaaaatgtgtaaagtcaaatagaattaatgaatttgcttatgtggagCCTAGTCATTAGGTTTTATTCAAGTAACAAGATTATGTCGGGTTTTATGTAAAGAAACTTGAGTTTCAAGGgctaaaatcatattttcagtaAATTTTCTTAGCTTAGgagttttattttgttaaaactgAAAACTTGTTTCATAACTATTTtattgagttttcaaaattcaACGTTCAATTCCACTTCTCAAAGAATGAAAACCAAAAAGCAAAAttgtaaattgaaaacaaattgATTCTCAAATGATCTCTTAACTAATCATCTATGAACTTGTGATATTGTAGTcctcaaataataataaatgctTGTGTTTTTGCAGGAGGAATGGGTGATATGCAGAATAAATCACAAATCTGGGAAGAAGAAAAGCCCACTACTTGATCACGAAGCTGCTGCTTCGGCAATTTCAAATTGCAATTATCTGCCTCCATTGCTTGATCCATCTTCAGCATTATTATTGCAAGAATCATGCCATGGATATCTGAATCCAATGCAATTGCaagctcctcctcctccaattCACCAAGAAAATCATGATACCTTCTCCTCCTTCCCAGCAATAAATGCCTTCCAAACCCACCAATTACCCTCTTTCTCCAGATCCCTCCTCTTCAAATCCCTGTTCGATCAAGAttgcaacagcagcagcagttCTAGTACTATTCCCAAACAGTGCAAGACTGAGCTCGCCAACTACTTTTCCCGTTTCCAAACACCGGATAACAGtcataacaataataatagCACTCGCAACAACTTGCATGGCTTGAACTTGGCGGTGGAATTGGAAAAGCATCGTGATCATCAGTACCAGCCAAACGCCCCCTACCATCATCAGCATGATCAATACAATGATCTCCTGCCTTTTGATTATTTGGACTACAGTACTAGTGTGCTGGGTTTCGCATCAGCAGAAGCAGCAGAGGCTACTACTAGTACTAGCACTGCGACTGCTGCTGTTCATGCTCATGACACGTCTCCCTCAGTTGCTTTCAACAGGGCCGGCTTTCAGACCATGTTAGATCTTCCTCCCATCAAACTTCCTGGAGAATCTTGCCGACCCTATGCATAATCATTAATGCTGGATCATGTATGCCAGCCAATATTACATATTTTGATATATATTATTGACATGCAGGTAACGTAATAGGACAATACTTGGTACCCACTAGTGTGACTAGTGAATGCTAAACCTTGGTTTAATTCCTGAAATGTGTATTCGTTCTCATAAAGGATTTGGGTTCAATTCTTCATATGTGCATTCGTTCTACCAAAGGAGGCAAGATATATAAGACGACTTTAACTTATATGGCAAGAATAAATAATAAAGCCTAACCTAATTCTAATTGCAAGGAACCAAATAGTGAACAAATCCCGCTAATTCACCAAAGTCAACTTATGTTAAAAACTCACGCCTACGGTGAGTACCCAATTTACTAACCCTTAGCTAAGGTTAGCCCATTATTACATGCAGGTAAAGTAAATAGGACAATACGTAGGTACCCATTTGTTGAGAGTATGAATGCCACTAGTGAGTCCTCAATCCTTTCCTTCTCCGGCGACGCCAACCCTCAATCCCTATCTTCTTCGGCGACCTCGAACCCAACCtcattctctctttctccttgacGGCAATGACGGTCGAAGATGAACCGTCATGTTAGGGAGGGAGAGCGACAAATAACGGAGAGAAAGGGAAGTTAGATGTTTTATTAGGTGTTCAAGAGCATCTCTAAAGGGCATTTAGATAGGGACGGAGCTATAAATTTCTTTTAGTGGGGGCAGCTCGAAAATCAACTAAGAAAATCATATTACATTATAGCTTATACCTAATATGATAATAGAGATGATTTCAAATGATGACGTATCACAATTctaatgttacaaaaatttcagtgtagtagtggaaagtggcagagtgataagaaaaatattaatacaTGATTACGTGGGAGAGAGGTTTTTTGGTTTGAATGACAGAACAAAAACACTTTTGCTCATATAATAATTGATATAAAGTATATGCAGTATGAAGGTATTTTGGACATTAGATATctatattttcttcaaagataacgcgtgtgtattatataattgtagtCGGCAACTTAACAAACGAATCACTTGAGTGGGGGCATATGCCCCCAGTGAGCCTTCATTGGCTCAGTTCATGTCTTTAGTATTAAGACCTaatagtattcttcttcatttgtaagtgagaggtttcaTTTAGGTTTAATTCTCACCAAAAGTTAAATTggaccacattattactagtccattgtgaggctaaacccaccccCTGACATCCCGCTTGTGTTTCAAGGGTTTGATTGGTTGTTTcgataaatgaaaaaaattatagaaTGACATTGTTATTTAGCATATATGGTGGAgtaaaaaattgtacaaaatgtCAAATTGCCAAATTGTCATAAAATATCATTTTAATGTTTTAAATAGGACatctctcatcttcttctattttatttttaacaaacgatattatctacactaaggggtgtgagagtgggttaagcctcataatgagcaccataataatgtggttcaaattcgcatttgacaataatcgaacataagatctcttacttacaagtaaagagtgacaaaaataaataaataactaaaatttgacatctcatttgaagATGCTCTAAAAATGTTTAGTTACAAGAATAttgtattaaatttttttttaacaaatgatattatatacactaagggaagggggtaggcttagtctcacaataggATAGTAATAATttagttcaaattcatctttgacgagaatcaaacttaagacctctgatttacaaataaaaaagaaaattgtattaatttgttttaaaatgaAATGTATAATGATTTTAGTGGGCCATCTTAGAGGGTCAATAAATTGTATAATCGCTACCAAATAACGTCCAACGGTCGTTGTAGCCTCGTAGGGTCGATAAAATATATTCACTGTTGAATATTTGTTGCACTTTAATCAAAATGCATGGGAGCAATTAATTAAGGTTTTTGTTTCCAATAATTATTTATGCTTTGTCAACTCATCAATATAAAAAACGGTTCACCAAATCCATTACATCAATCAATCAggacatttgaaatttgatccaacggctaaagttattataacttttaaatggGCTCCTTATTtttaaccgttgaatcaaattttaaaagtcCAGATTGATTAATGGAGTGAATTTGATGGAAGAGATTTGGATAGGATTTATTTCCATAAAAAAGGGTATTAATgagtttaaaatataaaaaattaaattgatgagttaataaaatatataaaaaaatatttgtgataaaatctcataattaattaacttaaaaGATCAACTGGGTTTTCTCTGTGTCCGATGTGGCGCCATGAATATCGAAGTCACTGCAAGATCATTTGCGCAAAAAGCAGATACCatgtgttgatgcataaaatcagtgaggactttggtacaacagaaagtgtcaagtttatgaccttcgctagattgctctggtcactagtgtgggtaaatatgcaaatggatagagacatggaagcaaacacaagatgtacgtggttcacccagattggctacgtccacggagtagatgagttctcattaattgtaaagggtttacacaagtatataggttcaagctttcctttaatgagtactagtgaatgatataatacaaatgacattcggaaatattgtgagagaatgatctctatttatagaagggagtttctagtttcattctgacattgacacgtgtcgtgttgtgattggcttctgatgttgacacgtgtcgcgctatgattggcttctaatgtcgacacgtgtcgcgctgtgattggcctcctggttggagggaaattcttctgggtccttgacgatataacgttgactggtgttcagtagtttcgagattggttaagtatggtacaaacagtgctcccctaagttcccgagtgagggaagcttctcggttggggacttgcaagatccaagctattgagtaatcatgaaacttctaagtactgaagtgtggtctcattttcacttgccttatctgtcttataTGTAGATGtagcatcttctttggaagtacttttccttcatccaggggtggtatctttaaccgatgaagatgcacaaggtaatgtatcaatttcacttgaagcttacttgtagtttcgggcttggtcaagtgcgatacaaaaccctatagtcggagtcccccaagtcgccgagctaggaaatttgccgaaagaggtaacagacaaggtaagcaatcagacttctaagcaagcaacctggatcggaggttcgacttcggctttcggttaattgttctcattctcattgtgtcgtaaacagcaacaaggataaggagaagcaaatggagatgagatgatataagatacttttacttttgaagaagtaactttccacatgcttattcttgaactgggttggagggtttcctggtttcctccagagtataaggccgactcaagaatttgagggtcaaaataagtctatcaaatcaagagtgtgttCGACTTGATGATAtatgatacttttgctgttgatgaagtaatagatgaatcagcacgtgttctgttgcacttatctccacatgcttctttgtatccttctcacttgccctatctgttcctcaggcagatgtggtatgttctctggaagcataagatgttgaagatgagtacttgagaacaatgtcaggtaagtaatcaggcaaggggttccaggcagtcagttcctgactggaagcttgattccaagtactgactgattgctctctttctccctgtcttgcaggtaagaacaaggccaaaggaaaagacagggaaaaagtatgatatgggatacttttgcttttaaccctgatgatatgagatactattgctctggtgtggcttgtttgcagaggtattatcgggagaaaaagaagctgagtatttcgagagattTTGCTGaaagtgccctctcggatgtgaagaaaagttgagcattttttttatttgcaggtctgcctggttgtagaggatggaggtcgacatatataggagtctccctaacaacaagtagtagtgctattcctttacccttcttggtcatagcaatgtagtaggagttgcaagcttcacgtgttttaactttgtcagagcactttgaaaaagtggtttgtggtatttggaaagctaatgttgcgtgtgaagattgcagacaagctttatccaaggaagtctggctctcgaagttcggaaagcggtgcctcttcggttttcgaataagcaatcctgtcggggatttgactctcgagattcagagaacggtgcctcttcaatttttgagaaagcaatcctgttaggagtttgactcttgagatttagagagcggtgcctcttcgatttttgagaaagcaatcctgttggaagtctggctctcgagattcggagagcggtgcctcttcgatttttgagaaagcaatcctgttgtgaTTCTTGCTCTCGAGAGTCGgatagcagtgcctcttcgatttttgagaaagcaatcatgttgggagtctggctctcgagattcggagagctgtgcctcttcaattttgagcaagcaatcctgttgggagtgttttctcgaatgtaagtaaaggttggacatttttaccagtctgccttgccacggaacacggaggttgacacacataaggactttccagttatcaagtagtggt of Malus sylvestris chromosome 6, drMalSylv7.2, whole genome shotgun sequence contains these proteins:
- the LOC126626393 gene encoding protein CUP-SHAPED COTYLEDON 3-like translates to MLGMGMEEIMSELMSGEDENGQGFQPGFRFHPTDEELITFYLASKVYNGSFCGVRIAEVDLNRCEPWELPDVAKMGEREWYFFSLRDRKYPTGMRTNRATGAGYWKATGKDRQVFSASTGALLGMKKTLVFYKGRAPRGHKTKWVMHEYRLDGHFSSYRHDCQEEWVICRINHKSGKKKSPLLDHEAAASAISNCNYLPPLLDPSSALLLQESCHGYLNPMQLQAPPPPIHQENHDTFSSFPAINAFQTHQLPSFSRSLLFKSLFDQDCNSSSSSSTIPKQCKTELANYFSRFQTPDNSHNNNNSTRNNLHGLNLAVELEKHRDHQYQPNAPYHHQHDQYNDLLPFDYLDYSTSVLGFASAEAAEATTSTSTATAAVHAHDTSPSVAFNRAGFQTMLDLPPIKLPGESCRPYA